A window from Triticum aestivum cultivar Chinese Spring chromosome 6D, IWGSC CS RefSeq v2.1, whole genome shotgun sequence encodes these proteins:
- the LOC123142970 gene encoding BURP domain-containing protein 14, protein MALPRHSHLILVTVVLLLLSRLPRSSPTYIAVSPCPSPAARPLTPRWLPRSTVGSPSTSPPYDPRPSELYDPRPRFPTPRGLPRSSLLSGALSPSAAPPLRLLPPPYGLPRSSPSSYKAAPLSPSPPAPRLTPSSSLPVNPFTAKAAFIRYWHRKVHGSRLHPAFFFAKLSPLSAPDAVAFSNLAAAGQLGSRLPAFCTAASILCPSTSGAIWSGSGPSKAGDASGSPATNSSAPFKNYANGNFSSYGNSGGGGADAFAVYSRGQVNPVDSFHRYGKGSLGRNDSFATYQALGNVGTASFNSYTAGATGGAGEFAEYDGETNTVAVTFANYDVAGNGRSRDFSAYTQDANSGVESFTGYGKTANSVGESFKSYGNHTNSIMSAFINYGDKANSATDTFDSYGLNGNTPQNTFRSYSSGSNGGADDFKGYRDNANVGDDSFTSYANDANGATADFQSYGKSVNPGSVGFKGYGQGANPNHRIGFTRYTGDNTTFKAYSNEGVEFKEYQNMSRMEVSKVAANLSLSSSGNHRPPPKWSPEPGKFFRERDLITGNRMPMPDISDKMPPRAFLPRDIAAKIPFEAGAVSALFGAPPGNAMRQVVASTVDECARPPSRGETKRCTTSAEDMLDFAVEMLGDNVAVRSTESSAGSGGDIKVGRVAGVAGGHATRSVSCHQSMFPYLVYYCHSVPSVRVYEAEILAIDGRKINRGVAICHLDTSDWSPGHGAFVALGGKPGEMEVCHWIFQGDMVWTVAD, encoded by the coding sequence ATGGCGCTCCCTCGCCACTCCCACCTCATCCTGGTCACCGTCGTCCTGCTCCTCCTCTCCCGCCTGCCACGCTCTTCGCCGACGTACATTGCCGTCTCACCATGCCCTTCTCCGGCGGCACGTCCATTGACGCCACGATGGCTTCCACGGTCCACCGTCGGTTCTCCCTCCACTTCTCCGCCCTATGATCCACGGCCTTCGGAGCTCTATGATCCACGGCCACGTTTCCCAACCCCACGCGGGTTACCACGGTCCTCGTTGCTCTCCGGTGCCCTCTCCCCGTCCGCTGCTCCGCCGCTGCGTTTGCTGCCACCGCCATACGGCCTGCCACGGAGCTCCCCTTCCTCCTACAAAGCGGCGCCACTCTCGCCATCCCCTCCGGCGCCGCGGCTgacgccgtcgtcgtcgctgcccGTCAACCCGTTCACGGCGAAGGCGGCCTTCATCCGGTACTGGCACCGGAAGGTGCACGGCAGCCGCCTCCACCCGGCCTTCTTCTTCGCCAAGCTCTCCCCGCTCTCCGCGCCCGACGCCGTCGCCTTCTCCAACCTGGCGGCCGCCGGCCAGCTCGGCTCGCGCCTGCCTGCCTTCTGCACCGCCGCGTCCATCCTCTGCCCCTCCACCTCCGGCGCCATCTGGTCGGGCTCGGGGCCGTCCAAGGCCGGGGACGCGTCCGGCTCGCCTGCCACCAACTCCAGCGCGCCGTTCAAGAACTACGCCAACGGCAACTTCAGCAGCTACggcaacagcggcggcggcggcgccgacgcgTTCGCCGTCTACTCGCGAGGCCAGGTCAACCCCGTCGACTCCTTCCACCGGTACGGCAAGGGCTCGCTTGGCCGGAACGACTCCTTCGCGACGTACCAGGCGCTGGGCAACGTCGGCACCGCCAGCTTCAACTCCTACACTGCCGGTGCCACCGGCGGCGCCGGTGAGTTCGCCGAGTACGACGGCGAGACCAACACGGTCGCCGTGACCTTCGCCAACTACGACGTCGCCGGAAACGGCCGCTCCCGCGATTTCTCGGCGTACACGCAGGACGCCAACTCAGGCGTGGAGAGCTTCACCGGGTACGGCAAGACGGCCAACAGCGTCGGCGAGTCCTTCAAGTCCTACGGCAACCACACCAACTCGATCATGTCCGCCTTCATCAACTACGGCGACAAGGCGAACAGCGCCACGGACACCTTCGACTCCTACGGACTCAACGGGAACACCCCACAGAACACCTTCCGGAGCTACTCCTCCGGCAGCAACGGCGGCGCCGACGACTTCAAGGGCTACAGGGACAACGCCAACGTCGGCGACGACAGCTTCACGTCCTACGCGAACGACGCCAATGGCGCCACCGCCGACTTCCAGAGCTACGGCAAGTCCGTGAACCCGGGGAGCGTGGGGTTCAAGGGGTACGGCCAGGGCGCCAACCCCAACCACCGCATCGGCTTCACGCGCTACACCGGCGACAACACCACCTTCAAGGCCTACTCCAACGAGGGAGTCGAGTTCAAGGAGTACCAGAACATGTCTAGGATGGAGGTGTCCAAGGTGGCagccaacctctccctctcttcctccgggaaccaccggccgccgcccaagtggtcgccggaGCCGGGGAAGTTCTTCCGCGAGCGAGACCTCATCACCGGGAATCGAATGCCCATGCCGGACATTAGCGACAAGATGCCGCCACGGGCATTTTTGCCGAGGGACATCGCCGCCAAGATCCCCTTCGAGGCGGGAGCCGTGTCGGCGCTCTTCGGGGCGCCGCCGGGCAACGCGATGAGGCAGGTGGTGGCGTCGACGGTGGACGAGTGTGCGCGCCCGCCCAGCCGGGGCGAGACCAAGCGGTGCACGACATCGGCCGAGGACATGCTGGACTTCGCCGTGGAGATGCTAGGGGACAATGTGGCCGTCCGTAGCACGGAGTCCTCGGCGGGCAGCGGCGGGGACATCAAGGTCGGCAGGGTGGCGGGCGTCGCCGGAGGCCACGCGACGCGGTCCGTGTCGTGCCACCAGAGCATGTTCCCGTACCTGGTGTACTACTGCCACTCGGTGCCGAGCGTGCGGGTGTATGAAGCCGAGATCCTGGCCATCGACGGGCGGAAGATCAACCGTGGCGTGGCGATCTGCCACCTCGACACGTCAGACTGGAGCCCGGGGCACGGCGCGTTCGTCGCGCTTGGCGGGAAGCCCGGTGAGATGGAGGTGTGCCATTGGATCTTCCAGGGGGACatggtttggacggtggccgattGA